The Apium graveolens cultivar Ventura chromosome 10, ASM990537v1, whole genome shotgun sequence nucleotide sequence GCCAACTTTAACACTTTTCACTTTACTTTTTTATTTTAGTAATAAAATAATCAATATAGTACAAGAAATGTGTAAATTTTAGTGTCAGTAAGTTGGAGTTGAATTTAAAAATAGTGTGATGATTTGAAGATGCTCTAACCAATGGGGATCGAGGAAAAATGGTCAAACTTCAATCTATAAAAAGAAAGAAAGTAGATCTTTTATAACAAAAACTAACAAAGGGAATGAGGTCTCTTATTTCTCTTTCCCTTTGTTGATTAACCCCCACCCCTAAGATTTGAGTAACGTAATTCCTTTATAACAAAAGTAGATCTTTCTAAACCAACTTCTCTCCCGTTTAAGGTTCACGCCAAAATTTTGAGCTTATTTCACTCAATCAAAGATGATGTAACATAATTCCCATCATCAATATCGTCATACTTGATAGGATATAAATATCCTAGCTAAGGCTGAACCCAGCTCCAAGGCTCAACCGAACTCCAAGGTGATCCAGGCTCAGAAGATGGTTTGGGATCCAGTCTAATTCAAGAACAAGTCAATCCCCCAGCTAAGGCCCAGCCTAACTCCAGGGTGATTCAGGCTCATAAATGTAGGGGGGTCCAGCCCAATCCCACGATAAGCCAATCCCCCGATTAATATCCAACCCAGCTCAAAGTTGAGTCAGGCTCATAAGAGGAGCCGGGATCCATCCCAATCTAGGAATAAGTCAAGCCTGCTAAGTCATAGTCCAGCTCCGGGGTGAGCCACCGGGGTGAGCCAGCCTCTTAAGAGGAGCCAGGTCTGGCCCAATCTAACAACAAGCCAATCCTATAGCCCGTTATGGAAGAACACGTGAGACACAAGTTCAGGCACACGACAATGACACCTATCAATAACAATAATTGGGACAATCGAGACACGCGTCAATACGCTCTTGACACATTCTAGGGGGGTCCTTACTTGGACACATGTATGAAATTCATTCAAGTTAGACGTCCTCCGCCCCAGCAACGAACGACCCCCTAATTGAAgggtaccaacccctaaaccttatccttgggctataaatatCCCAAAGAGAAAGGGTTCAGGGGTTACGCCCTCTTCTACACACTCATACACGCAGCCACATTACATTTTTATCTTCATCATCCAAAAGCGAATTTTTATTCTCATATTGGAAGCGCCGTGGGGCTCAAATACTCCTCCGATATTGTTTTGCAGATATCCAACGGCAGCTAAACCTCGAGAAGGTTATAGCCGCGGCGTCGGAAAGACCAAACCATGGATCAGAGTAATGTGTATCACTTCTAACTCATCCAACCATTTATATGTCAACCTCTCAGCTGCTAAACCATACTGCCTAGGAAAGCACTAGTACTCTAAGTTCTTCAGCTTCCATAGAACATTTTCCACTGTACCCAAAATAGTCTTGAAGATCGAGGATTTCCAAATTTCTCAGGTTAGCTATTGAATATGGTAACTTTTCTATATTACAATCTCTGATAGCAAACTGATTGTAAGAATAGAAGACCATGTCTTTGTAGTAAAAGACAAAAGGAACTGCTAGCTGCTTAAATGTTCACAAAATTCTGCAAATTTTTATAGCTTTATAACACATAAAAAAATTTTGATGCATTGTTCTGAATCATTGGTTCAAACCGAACCGTTTAAATCGAATAGCAAGTATCATAATCGAAATTACATCAACGATTTTTGAGTTGATTTTAattcttaaattttaaaaatgtagcttaaaattttgttttgattttAGGCTCACACCAAATCAGATCAGACTTTAGTACCTACGCATAGATTGTTAATTAAACTAATAGGATATCTAAAACTTTATATATGATAAAGATGATGATCAAACAAAGTTGGGAAAGAAATTAAGGTTATACAGCACAAGAAGACCATGTCTTTGTAGTCATTCCCATTGAGAAACTATAACATCTTTAATGGAGAAACTTACTAAGCTTCCCATCCCCTCAAAAGGGTAGCACGAGCAACACGATTAACCCCGAGAGTGAAGGCACCCATCCGAAGGTTGCAGTCATGTGTGCGACACATCTTTCTGATCTCATCGAAACCACTTGTCATGTATCTCTTTAGTTCTACATTCACCTTCTCTTCATCCCACCTAAAACCTTGTATGTTCTGCCCATAATAACAGTCAAAATCGAAACATGTTAATTAACACAGTCTATGGAACTATCAACGGCAACATGGCTTCTAAGCATTAGTCAatcataaattaagagaaataAATTCCAAAAGAAAGAAGCTAAGTAAATACAAGTTCCAAGGATATCAGCATTTGTTATCTTAGTATAAGTAATTTGATAGTGATAAAATGTTGATTTCCACCACATTTGTGTTGTATGTTACCTGAACCCACTCAAAGTAGCTGACTGTCACCCCTCCAGCATTAGCATAAATATCCGGCATTACAGTAACCCCTTTCTTCGACAAAATCTATGTCACATGGAAAAGATCATCGTTACCGTGTATCTAGAGAAGGTAAAGTAAATAAATCAGTTGGAAAAAATGTTACCTCATCTGCTTCAGGATCAGTTGGATGGTTAGCTGCTTCAATGAGAAATTTGGCTCTTACATCTCTGGCATTTTCTCTAATtatgaagaaatgaagaaaaagTTTAGTTGGACAACCAACAAAGGATGTTTGGACGTAATAAGAAATTTGTACTCGTCCGACCCAGATATTCTAGTAAGAAATTGATATAGTAAAAGATGGTTTGTACGTTATAAGAAAATTTTACACGTTCTAACCCAGATATTCTATTTAGAAATTGATATATTCGGATTTCTCAAGTGGTGTACATAAAAGTTACAGTTTGTATATTTTTTCTTAGGTTTTGTTAAAGTCAAGTTAGTCCGGATTTCTTAGCTCAAAAACAATATATCAGAAACAAGAAACACTGCGTTAGGTGGAGTATAATGAAATAATATGCAGACCAAGAGATAAACCTGTTCAGGACTCCTCCCAGAGCAGACGGTATGAGAACGTCACATTCGTACACAAGCAGTTCATCTGCACTCATTTCATCTGCGCCATTGAAGTTAATTAAGCTTCCCGTTTCTGCCTTGTGCTTTAAAAGAGCTGGTATATCAATTCCATTTGGGTTCTTAACAGCTCCAGTGATGTCACTCACTGCAACCACCTTGCCCCCTATCTCGTGAATGAGCTTTGCTGCCCAAGTTCCAACGTTTCCAAAACCCTAAACCATTTGTCATTGAAAATTAGATTAAGTAATTATACAAGTTTTAATATTTCTGAGAACATTAAACAAGAGAACGGCACCTGAATAGCAAATTTAAGGTCTTTAATCGACTTTCCATGTTCAGCTAGCAAAGCTTCTGTTGCATAAACAACGCCACGTCCAGTCGCAGCCTCCCTACCAAGTGAACCTCCAAGGTCCTAAAATGCAAGACATTTATGACATTTTAAAGAAACTAGATACTAAAGCTGGTCAAAATAATCTTAGAGATTAATGATAATATGTGAAATCTTGTTGGCTTAAAAACTGAACTCTGCACTTACTAATGGTTTTCCTGTGACAACTGCTGGTGAATGACCATGAAATTTTGAGTACTCATCCAGAATCCATGCCATAGTCTGTTCATGTCccaaaataataatattttttaaaagatagCTAACTCGAGATTATTCCAGATTCAAATGAAACATTTATAGAGGGGAATACAGAACCTGAGCATTTGTGCCCATGTCTGGTGCTGGAACGTCAGTTTGATCTCCAATAAGATCATGAATATTTTGAGTGAAGACGCGAGTAAGGCGTTCCAGTTCACTCCTACTTAACTCTCCAGGCTTGCATCCAATCCCGCCCTTTGCTCCGCCATAAGGGATGTTTGCCACAGCAGTCTTCCGAGTCATTAATTGAGCCAAAGCATTAACCTCATCAGGCTCAACCTTgcataaatattataaaaaaatattgaatCAGTACATTTTGAAGCATGAGACGACAAACAATCATATTTTTACTCATATACAATCCGGGAACAATATAATAGATAACTCACGCATTCGCATACAATAAAAACATCATAAGAAGTCCGGAAAGAAATGAAAGGTAGATTTAAATGCGTGACTTGGAGGAAAAGCACAAAATGTAATTGATTATAGCGTGGCACGAGTACAATTTGAGTGAATTGCTTCAGAAAAAGTCATCGTCGTATATGCATAAAATTACAGACTCATCAAATCTTATATTTAAAGCAGTTCGGACACTAAACAAAAAGAGTTAGAATCAAAACACGAAGAACAAAACAAATTATTACACTGTTGCGAAAAATCACCTCCACAAAAGTAGTAAATTCATTTTACTTAAATTACCACATCGTTAGATCTTTCAttcaaagaaatcaagacaaGCAACGACAAGAACACATTAATCACGAATCTGACATTTTAAGCAGAGGCAAGAATTATAATACAAAAATGTCCAAAACAAATTCATTTTCGTATTTGCATATATCACAGAATCCCTAGATGTTGCAATAACAATAATCCGGACAAGAAACGACAAAAAGGATTAATAAACCGTAAAAATAACCAATATATAGGTTTCCGAAGATAAAATTTAGTATTACAAACAAGTAACGATAATTTTTGATAACCAGTTTGTTAAAAACGATTATTACCAAACCTTAACCCACAATGCTTCACTCAACAACTAAAGTAAAGAAGATGGTATAAGTTGATCAAGTTTTATATTGTAGTCAAATTTGCTACAAAGTAATTTAAACTCAAAGACTGCTAGTTCAGCACATTGTAGAAAACAGTTTACACAGTAACtgaaacaaaaaaacaaaaaaaaggtaTAGTCAAGGTCCTGCTACTCTTCCCATAAACTATAATGATTAATTATTGCATATAAGCTATAATCAGGTAAGATGCCTGTGTGCTTGTATTTAATGAAATTCTATTGAATATGAATGCAAAGTATCATCGCACAATACTTAAAAATAAAATGGATCCATCACATTACAACTAAAATACCTTCCCCCAATCTAATTTTACAAGGCAAACAGGTTTTTTCCGGGCCTATGTTACTCAAACTCGGGTACAGATTATCGTGTCCCAGTATCCGACACAAGTACGATTTCTGAAACATGAGGAGTCAGAGTAACATAGGACAGGGGTCCTTACCCTACTCACAAACACATGTTTCTGAGCTCGAACCTCGACTTCTTCTTAACAAAAAATGAGGGATGCACATAGAACTCATAAGTACTACATTCTGTGTACAAATCTAACACCTCAGACTCAGAGTATAATAACACCTCCATACACACTTTCAAGACTACATGTACCCAAAATTTCAGACACAAAATGAAGAAAAAAAACAAGGAAACAGGTAGACAAAATAGAAaaattatactccctccgtccctttcaattatttacattttttagagagtgtccgacatgaattttaaggtgcatataaaatATAGTTCAACATGACAATCCTCGTGGACCCATGAAAGGAGGCATTCGGTACCATCCTTGGGAATGTAAATAATAGATTGTGATGGGGCATGA carries:
- the LOC141692881 gene encoding glutamate dehydrogenase A-like translates to MNALAATNRYFRHAARILGLDSKLEQSLLIPYREVKVEPDEVNALAQLMTRKTAVANIPYGGAKGGIGCKPGELSRSELERLTRVFTQNIHDLIGDQTDVPAPDMGTNAQTMAWILDEYSKFHGHSPAVVTGKPLDLGGSLGREAATGRGVVYATEALLAEHGKSIKDLKFAIQGFGNVGTWAAKLIHEIGGKVVAVSDITGAVKNPNGIDIPALLKHKAETGSLINFNGADEMSADELLVYECDVLIPSALGGVLNRENARDVRAKFLIEAANHPTDPEADEILSKKGVTVMPDIYANAGGVTVSYFEWVQNIQGFRWDEEKVNVELKRYMTSGFDEIRKMCRTHDCNLRMGAFTLGVNRVARATLLRGWEA